The following proteins are co-located in the Vigna angularis cultivar LongXiaoDou No.4 chromosome 2, ASM1680809v1, whole genome shotgun sequence genome:
- the LOC108328756 gene encoding putative expansin-B2 — protein MALTLERALFYLQTLVVILSIFLVNPSFCFNPKKLFNTSYYAPSASDWSPSLATWYGPANGDGSEGGACGYGNAVGQPPFSSLISAGSPLIYDSGKGCGSCYEVKCTGNSACSGNPVKVVITDECAGCGSDAQYHFDLSGSAFGAMAVSGQDQNLRNAGKINIQHRRIECNYPGKSIAFRVDSGSNQEYFATLVEYEDGDGDLAKVELKEAHDDSNSWDSMQQSWGAVWKLDKGSPLKAPFSIRLTTLESGKTIVANNVIPAQWTPGQTYRSIVNFET, from the exons ATGGCTCTGACACTTGAACGTGCTTTATTTTATCTACAAACCCTAGTAGTTATACTCTCAATATTCCTAGTCAACCCTTCCTTTTGTTTCAACCCCAAAAAGCTCTTTAACACTTCTTATTATGCTCCATCTGCTTCAGATTGGTCACCTTCACTGGCCACATGGTATGGACCTGCTAATGGAGATGGAAGTGAAG GTGGAGCTTGTGGTTATGGCAACGCTGTTGGGCAACCTCCATTCTCTTCGTTAATATCTGCAGGAAGCCCTCTCATTTATGACTCCGGCAAAGGGTGTGGTTCTTGTTACGAG GTGAAATGCACAGGGAATTCTGCATGCTCGGGCAACCCGGTGAAAGTAGTGATCACTGATGAGTGTGCTGGGTGTGGCTCAGATGCTCAATATCATTTTGATTTGAGTGGCAGTGCTTTTGGAGCAATGGCGGTTTCAGGTCAAGATCAGAATCTACGCAATGCAGGAAAAATAAACATTCAACATAGAAG AATCGAATGCAACTATCCTGGTAAATCAATAGCTTTTCGCGTGGACTCTGGGTCAAACCAAGAGTATTTTGCTACCTTGGTTGAATATGAGGATGGGGATGGTGACCTTGCCAAGGTTGAACTCAAAGAAGCACATGATGATTCAAATTCATGGGATTCAATGCAACAATCGTGGGGTGCGGTTTGGAAACTTGACAAAGGCTCACCATTGAAGGCACCATTCTCTATTAGGCTCACCACTCTTGAGTCTGGCAAGACCATTGTGGCCAATAATGTGATTCCTGCTCAGTGGACTCCTGGTCAGACTTATAGATCAATTGTGAATTTTGAAACTTAA